In Piliocolobus tephrosceles isolate RC106 chromosome 5, ASM277652v3, whole genome shotgun sequence, a single genomic region encodes these proteins:
- the ZC3H12D gene encoding probable ribonuclease ZC3H12D, with translation MPGAGPVPVAAGHSMEHPSKMEFFQKLGYDREDVLRVLGKLGEGALVNDVLQELIRTGSRPGALEHSAAPRLVPRGSCGALDSAQRGPGTALEEDFGDLASSLRPIVIDGSNVAMSHGNKETFSCRGIKLAVDWFRDRGHTYIKVFVPSWRKDPPRADTPIREQHVLAELERQAVLVYTPSRKVHGKRLVCYDDRYIVKVAYEQDGVIVSNDNYRDLQSENPEWKWFIEQRLLMFSFVNDRFMPPDDPLGRHGPSLSNFLSRKPKPPEPSWQHCPYGKKCTYGIKCKFYHPERPHHTQLAVADELRAKTGTRPGAGAEEQLPPRAPGGPAGARAAPREPVAHSLPLARGSPDLVALQGSFSRMTFSDNPEPLGPPPPGHACGLTTRLGGPDWVSAGCQVPGLLSFPSPESQFSPGDLPPPPGLQLQPRGEDRPRDLHGDLLSSRRLPDDPWARLPRSDRFPGRSAWAEPAWGDGATGGLSGYAAEDEGEARARARIALYSVFPRDQVDRVMAAFPELSDLARLILLVQRSQSAGAPLGKP, from the exons ATGCCTGGGGCAGGACCTGTGCCCGTTGCCGCTGGGCACAGCATGGAGCACCCCAGCAAGATGGAGTTCTTCCAGAAGCTGGGCTACGACCGGGAGGACGTGCTCCGGGTGCTGGGCAAGCTGGGAGAGGGCGCCCTGGTCAACGACGTGCTGCAGGAGCTTATCCGCACAGGCAGCCGCCCGGGGGCCCTGGAGCACTCGGCTGCACCCAGGCTAGTGCCTCGGGGCTCCTGTGGGGCCCTGGACTCTGCCCAGCGTGGCCCGGGGACAGCCCTGGAAGAGGACTTCGGAGACCTGGCCAGTTCTCTGCGACCCATAGTGATTGATGGCAGCAATGTGGCAATGAG CCATGGAAATAAAGAAACCTTCTCTTGCCGGGGAATCAAGCTGGCTGTGGACTGGTTCAGGGACAGAGGACACACCTACATCAAAGTTTTTGTTCCATCCTGGAGGAAGGACCCACCAAGAGCTGACACCCCTATCAGAG AGCAGCACGTGCTGGCGGAGCTGGAGCGGCAGGCGGTGCTGGTGTACACGCCATCCCGCAAGGTGCACGGCAAGCGCCTGGTCTGCTACGACGACCGCTACATCGTGAAGGTGGCCTACGAGCAGGACGGCGTCATCGTCTCCAACGACAACTACAGGGACCTGCAGAGCGAGAACCCCGAGTGGAAGTGGTTCATCGAGCAGAGGCTGCTCATGTTCTCCTTCGTCAACGACCG GTTCATGCCTCCTGATGACCCCCTGGGCCGCCACGGACCTTCCCTGAGCAACTTCCTGAGCAGGAAGCCGAAGCCCCCAGAGCCATCCTGGCAGCATTGTCCCTATG GCAAGAAATGCACCTACGGCATCAAGTGCAAGTTCTACCACCCGGAGAGGCCGCACCACACGCAGCTGGCGGTGGCCGACGAGCTCCGCGCCAAGACAGGGACCCGGCCTGGCGCGGGCGCAGAGGAGCAGCTGCCACCGAGAGCCCCGGGCGGCCCCGCAGGAGCCCGGGCGGCCCCCCGGGAGCCAGTTGCGCACAGCCTCCCGCTGGCGCGGGGGTCCCCAGACCTGGTCGCCCTGCAGGGGAGCTTCTCTCGGATGACCTTCAGCGACAACCCGGAGCCCCTCGGGCCGCCTCCCCCGGGCCACGCCTGTGGCCTCACGACCCGACTGGGAGGGCCCGACTGGGTTTCCGCGGGCTGCCAGGTGCCAGGCCTGCTCAGCTTCCCTAGCCCGGAGAGCCAGTTCTCACCGGGCGACCTCCCGCCTCCGCCCGGCCTGCAGCTCCAGCCGCGGGGCGAAGACCGCCCTAGGGACCTGCACGGCGACTTGCTTTCTTCGCGCAGGCTGCCCGACGACCCGTGGGCCCGTCTACCCCGCTCCGACCGCTTCCCTGGGCGCTCCGCCTGGGCGGAGCCGGCCTGGGGCGACGGCGCCACTGGGGGACTTTCAGGGTACGCAGCCGAGGACGAGGGGGAGGCTCGTGCCCGGGCTCGCATTGCGCTCTACAGCGTCTTCCCGCGCGACCAGGTGGACCGCGTGATGGCCGCGTTCCCGGAGCTCTCCGACCTCGCCAGGCTCATCCTCCTGGTGCAGAGATCCCAGAGCGCGGGGGCGCCGCTGGGCAAGCCCTAA